Part of the Gloeocapsa sp. PCC 73106 genome, AAAAACATAGACACCGTATTATCAATTATAGTTATTATCAAGCTGAGGAGATTTGTGCAATTGGCTCAGGTGCAGTGGAGTCAACTGTCAAGCAAATTGACCGAAGACTAAAAATATCGGGAGCACAATGGAAAAAAGAAAATGTGCCCCAAGTGCTCAAACATCGATGTGCCTATCTTAATAATAGCCTTTGACTAGTACATTTGTTCTAGCAATTGTGACTTGCTCCCCTCAATGTTGTATGCACTTAGGTCTGATTTTCCCGAACCAACGTAATCAAAAAGAATAATCTGATAGTCATCGCTAAAAGCCTGGGTGACAAATCGCCACATATTTTGATCGCAGCCAAAACCGTGAGCAAATAGGATTGGTTGTTTACCCTGACCAAAAACTTTGAGATTATTTCTGGTCGCGATATCGTGATTGTGCATAAGAATACCCGTCAATTATTAGGAAGCTCTCCGTATTTTTTAGACCAGAAAACATCTCTCGACTCAAAATAAGCTACTTGTTGATGTTTTTTATCTCTTGCTTGGGGAGAAGAACAGATGAGCATACGTTTTTTCTGTCCATCCTTCTCATATTCTTTAATCGCTAACTTCTCTCCACAGACGGGACAAGAATGATTAGTTAAGTTTACAGAATCAGACGTACTTTCTGGCTTTGGGGTGGGGAGTTCCCAAGTTTTACGCCATTTATTGTAGAACATAACCGCTTCACAATCGGGACATTTAAGGAAATGATCTTTATGCAGTTTTTTGGACTTGGAGGGAACTTCAATCATTTTGTGACCACAACAGGGACAGTCGGTTTTTGATTCTTTCCCGGAATAGTTTTTAGGAGAGGGGGGCTGAGTTTCAATAACTTTCAGGGCTTTTTCTATTGCACCTGCAAAGTAGTCTTCATTCCAACCCAATATATATCGTTGCCAATTTTCCTTTCCTAGAGCGATCGCATCTAACTTATCCTCCATTTGAGCGGTAAACTCAGCTTCTAACAACTCTGGTAGGGTTTTTTGCAGAAAAGCATCCACCTCCAACCCTAGTGTTGTTGCTTGCAGTTGTCGCTTGATTAATTCAGCGTAACCCCTTTCTTTGAGGGTTTTTAGCGTAGGTGCAAAAGTCGAAGGTCTCCCAATACCTCGACGTTCCATTACTTGTACCAATTTAGCCTCGCTGTAGCGTGGTGGTGGTTGAGTTTGTTTCTTTTCGTGGCTAGCGGATGTCAGGTTTAAACCTTGTCCCTGGGATAGTTCGGGTAAGAGTAAATCATCACTCAAGTCTTTCCAATACTTAGAGTATCCAGGGAAAGTAACGACTTGACCTCTGGCTTGCCAAAATAGGGTTCCTGATTGAGTTATCAGCAAAGATTTGACTATTTGAGCAGGTTTACACTGACTAGCAACGGTTCTCAGCCAAATCAGTAGATATAGTTCAAATTCCTCCGGTGCAATCTCCTGTTTTAACTCAGAGGAAGATTTAAAGATATCGGTAGGTCTAATCGCTTCGTGGGCTTCTTGTGCCGTCTTAGATTGACGGTAACTGGTAACTTTGGCAGGTACATTTTGAGGATCTTTGGCTTCTAACCACTGTCTAACACTTGCAGAGAATTCCGGATCCAGATAAACAGAATCGGTTCTCATATAGGTAATATATCCACCCTCGTAGAGTTTTTGTGCCACCTGCATGGTGTAATCGGGACTCCATTTAAGACGACTACCTGCGGCTTGTTGTAGAGAGGAGGTGGTAAAGGGTGGGGGTGGGGTTTTGCTGACGGTTTTGCCTTCGATTTTGCTAACTCGATGGGGAAACTGACGCGCTATACCTACTAGTCTATCGGCTTCGGCTTCGCTTAAAACTTTGGTGGCTTCAATCTTATCACTTTCTTTCTCACCTGCGTCGTCTCTTGTTTGAGTATCCGTTTCTGGGGTGGAAGTTGAGATGTTTTCACCCAGATAGTAAGCTTTAAATCCCTCGGCGTAGGTAACGGAAACTACCCAGTAATCTTGAGGTTTAAAGTTTTGGATTTCTCTTTCTCGTTGACAAAGGATATGTAGAGCTGCTGATTGGACTCTTCCAATGGATTTGGCGCCGTTTCCCAGTTTCCAAACTAAGGGAGATCCCCTAAATCCCACTAGTTTATCTAAAACAGAACGGGCTAAGGCTGCGTTAACTAGGTTGGAGTCGAGTTGACGAGGATGTTGTAGGGCGTTGTGAACGGCTTTGGCGGTGATTTCTCGGTAGGTGACGCGCTGGGTATGGCGCAGGTTGAGTGCTTGTTGGAGGTGCCAAGCGATGATTTCCCCTTCTCTGTCTTCATCGGTGGCTAGAATAACTGTATCAATATTGCGGGCTAGTTCTTTGAGTTCGGCGATGGTTTTTTTGGCTTGGGGGTTTCTGGGAACGAAGCGACAGGTGATGCGATCTTTGCCTAGATCGAAGCCGAGGTTATCTTCGCCATCTTGGGCGAGTTCGCGAATGTGTCCACCACTGGCTTTGACGATGTATTCTGAACCGAGGATTTGCCGCAATTTTTTGACTTTTCCGGGCGCTTCAATGAGAAATAGTTTTTTAGACATGGCTTGCTGTAGCTAAAAAATTCGCGAGAGTCAAAACCCCCGCGAAAAGGTCACTTAGACGTTTTGAGGTTGGATTTGAGGCTGGAATTTAAAGAGATTATAGACGACATTACGACGAATATCGATCATCATTTCTAAAAACATTTCATAGCCTTCTTGCTTGTATTCAATGAGGGGGTCTTTTTGTCCATAACCGCGTAAACCGATGGATTCTCGCAAGGCGTCCATGGATTGTAGATGTTCTCGCCAAAGATTATCTATCTGATTGAGGATAAAGAAGCGTTCGGCTTGACGCATTAAACCGGGTTGGGATTTTTCGATTTCGCTTTCTTTGATTTCGTAGGCTTTGTGTATCTCTTCATGGAGAAAAGTTTTAATCTCCATTACTGTCATATCTTCTAAGTCTTTAGGTTCTATATCTTTGAGAAGATAGACGAATTCTTGGGCTTTACCTACTAAATTTTCTAAATCCCATTCTTCTGGGGGAAGTTCAGGATTGACGTAAGCGTCGACGATTTCATCCATGGTTTTGGTGGCGTATTGAATTACTTGTTCTTTGATATCGAATCCTTGTAAAACGCGACGACGTTCGGCGTAGATGGCGCGACGCTGATTGTTCATGACTTCGTCGTATTCAAAGACTTGTTTACGGGCGTCGTAGTAGAATGTTTCTACTTTTTTCTGGGCGCCCTCGAGGGAACGTGTGAGCATTTTGGATTCGATGGGCATATCTTCTTCGACGCGGAAGGCGTTCATCAAGCCGGTAACGCGATCGCCTCCAAAAATACGTAATAAGTTATCTTGCAAGCTCAGGAAAAAGCGAGTAGAGCCTGGGTCTCCTTGTCTGCCGGCGCGACCACGTAATTGGTTATCGATGCGTCGCGATTCGTGGCGTTCGGTTCCTATTACATAGAGTCCTCCTAGTGAGACTACTTCATCGTGTTCTCGACTGGTGAAATGTTCGTATTCTTTGCGGATACGGTTATATACATCTCGCAATTTCTGAACTACGGGGTCGTCGGTAGGGGCTTTTTCGGCTGCGATCG contains:
- a CDS encoding alpha/beta fold hydrolase, which encodes MHNHDIATRNNLKVFGQGKQPILFAHGFGCDQNMWRFVTQAFSDDYQIILFDYVGSGKSDLSAYNIEGSKSQLLEQMY
- the topA gene encoding type I DNA topoisomerase; this translates as MSKKLFLIEAPGKVKKLRQILGSEYIVKASGGHIRELAQDGEDNLGFDLGKDRITCRFVPRNPQAKKTIAELKELARNIDTVILATDEDREGEIIAWHLQQALNLRHTQRVTYREITAKAVHNALQHPRQLDSNLVNAALARSVLDKLVGFRGSPLVWKLGNGAKSIGRVQSAALHILCQREREIQNFKPQDYWVVSVTYAEGFKAYYLGENISTSTPETDTQTRDDAGEKESDKIEATKVLSEAEADRLVGIARQFPHRVSKIEGKTVSKTPPPPFTTSSLQQAAGSRLKWSPDYTMQVAQKLYEGGYITYMRTDSVYLDPEFSASVRQWLEAKDPQNVPAKVTSYRQSKTAQEAHEAIRPTDIFKSSSELKQEIAPEEFELYLLIWLRTVASQCKPAQIVKSLLITQSGTLFWQARGQVVTFPGYSKYWKDLSDDLLLPELSQGQGLNLTSASHEKKQTQPPPRYSEAKLVQVMERRGIGRPSTFAPTLKTLKERGYAELIKRQLQATTLGLEVDAFLQKTLPELLEAEFTAQMEDKLDAIALGKENWQRYILGWNEDYFAGAIEKALKVIETQPPSPKNYSGKESKTDCPCCGHKMIEVPSKSKKLHKDHFLKCPDCEAVMFYNKWRKTWELPTPKPESTSDSVNLTNHSCPVCGEKLAIKEYEKDGQKKRMLICSSPQARDKKHQQVAYFESRDVFWSKKYGELPNN